The Vicinamibacteria bacterium genome contains a region encoding:
- a CDS encoding deaminase, with translation YVTIEPCLMCVGALVHARVSTLVYGAVEPKAGAIRSVLDIEKLRLNHRVRVVAGVLEPECRQLLVDFFKFRREQG, from the coding sequence CTACGTGACGATCGAGCCCTGCCTCATGTGCGTGGGCGCCCTCGTGCACGCCCGCGTGTCCACGCTCGTGTACGGCGCAGTCGAACCAAAGGCCGGCGCCATCCGGTCTGTCCTGGATATCGAGAAGCTGCGCCTGAACCACCGGGTCCGAGTCGTCGCGGGCGTGCTCGAGCCGGAATGCCGGCAACTCCTCGTGGACTTCTTCAAGTTCCGCCGCGAACAAGGATAA
- a CDS encoding DUF5615 family PIN-like protein: MAGRFPLYTDADVHGPLIFALRGRGWDLVRAMDLYPQGTADAVHFERAARENRVLISNDHDMEGIANRWLAEGRPFRGLILWPQEHYKLIGYAELVARIEVLSEPFPHLVIHLRPPS, encoded by the coding sequence GTGGCCGGTCGTTTCCCCCTCTATACCGACGCAGACGTCCACGGTCCTCTGATCTTTGCCCTTCGTGGGCGCGGCTGGGACCTCGTTCGCGCGATGGATCTCTACCCCCAAGGAACCGCGGACGCTGTGCACTTCGAGCGCGCCGCGCGAGAGAACCGTGTCCTCATCAGCAACGACCACGACATGGAGGGCATCGCGAACCGCTGGCTCGCCGAGGGACGGCCGTTCCGCGGACTGATCCTCTGGCCGCAGGAGCACTACAAGCTGATAGGCTACGCCGAGCTGGTGGCGAGGATCGAGGTTCTCTCCGAGCCCTTCCCGCACCTGGTCATCCACCTCAGGCCGCCCAGCTAG
- a CDS encoding DUF433 domain-containing protein, translated as MPTAKTSVCYPHVTKTPGVCGGKACIDGTRIRVNNVVFLHKDGANHEKIREAYPDLTPAQIHAALAYYYDNREEIDAELAADKSWAESLNR; from the coding sequence ATGCCCACGGCGAAGACGAGCGTCTGCTATCCACACGTGACGAAGACACCCGGCGTGTGCGGCGGCAAGGCCTGTATTGACGGGACGCGGATCCGCGTCAACAACGTGGTCTTCCTCCACAAGGACGGGGCCAACCACGAGAAGATCCGCGAGGCGTATCCCGACCTAACTCCCGCGCAGATCCACGCCGCGCTGGCGTACTACTACGACAACCGCGAAGAGATCGACGCCGAGCTAGCCGCGGATAAGTCCTGGGCTGAGTCGCTCAACCGGTAG